CATGATGCAGGTGGTGGTAATCAGAAGACCTCCTAGTATCCAATTTGATTCTTGAGAAAGTACTAACGCGTGATGAGATGAATCAGAAGGTAAATTTGATCCTACCACTCTTGGTCCTTTGTATAGAGTCATGATGGATGCCCCTATAATTGCTACTATGGTTCCCACAGATTTTGCTTGACTGCTGGCTTTTCTTATATCTAACTTCTCCATCCTGAAAATTGCAGAAGACATGAAAGAACGAACGACTAGTTACAACTGAAACTTATGATCTAATATAGTACTACCACTTTTACTGTAAAAGAAATTAGTGCTAGTGTCAATGCCACATCGAAGAGAGCAGAGATCAGTAAATTCTTTAATTGTCCTCCGTCACACAATTATGGACAAATATATCATGTTTCAACAAATATTCAAGCAATGGCAGACCTACATGAACATTACTGGATGCTCAAGCACCCATTGTTTTTCACACGACCACTACATTTTTAATAGGAAACTAGCATTAAAACAGAAATAGATTCACCGAGCACCTTTCTGTGATTAGTAAAACTGAAGATTAAGAGCAAATGGGCATCCATAACCTACAAATTCTGGGTCTGCCACTATATTCAAGACGAGAAAAAGCTAGTGGCCCAAAAGCCAAAATCTGGTGAATTTGGAGCACCAATTAAGCTTTTTGCACATATGAGAGAATGACTTAGATACTGGAAATTGGAAACCCCTAACTGTGCACTTTATTCAGACAAAAATGAACTTAATTTCTATAGCGTTGAGTCCCACAATCGTTAATTAGTAACCTAATAAAAATGGTAACTATCTTGCTACAATATAGCTAATCTAATTATGTAACAATCTTTACACTGCATATAAATCCAACAAGAAATTAGGAGTTGTGGTTAAGCCCAATTTGGCAGCCCTACCTGAAAATGATGGCAAGCAAAAATGTAAAACCTGGCATCAAATTCCCTAAAGCAGCTGCCAGAGTAGGAGTGCTGTATTTAATTCCTGTAAAGGCCATGGCCTGCACCAAACATATTCTGCAATACAGTTTACAAGTAAAGTTTTGATATTTTCTCCCCTAAAGAACCCAAATTTGGTTACAATAAAACAGAGAAGAAATTAGTACAATACCCCAACAGGCCAAGAAGGAAGAATCTCCACAATATAGGCAAAGTAATAGGAACCATATTGCTTctgaaaaaaagagagagagagagagagagagagagagagagacataAGAGTTTGAGTTTGAATTAATCTCAAGAAATAGTGATAATTTTTGACAAACCTGCGCCTGCGGAAGATTAAGcaaggaagaagaaaaagagtacCAAGGGCATTATAGTAAACAACATAAACAAGATTGTTGAGTCCATCATTCATCGCTGCTTTACCAAGTGTAATCATCAACATTTCACAACATTCCACAATCACCATTGCCAAAAAGGGCAAGAAATCTGTTGACCAAGATTGCAtcaccatctttcttctttacactCACCACACCCAGTGTGCTCTCTTATTATTGAATAAATCAAGAATTCTTTTTGTTCAGAATCTGATGAAAGACAACCACTTTTTCATAGACGAATGATGTGTGTGTGTGTCAAATGACTTATGACCCATGTTGTTTTTTTGGTTAGTATTATGTAAATAATCAAGTTAAACCCTTTTTGTTTGTCTATAGTATTGTCGTGTTTTTTTACTTGAAAAGATCAGCTATTTTAGTGACCCCTCATTTATGTATTGGCTAGAAAAggataaaagaaacaaaaatttgATTACAGAGGGCAAAGCAGGGTAGGGTAGAGTTGCCGACTTGAATATACTTATTTCTAGTATTTTTGGCTTTTAAagctttttatatatataatttatttatttttagtgtttggaaagaaaaaaaaagtatttttaaccATTCATGTTTagtccaaaaaaaatataaaaataaatcaaaagctAAAAATTGGGTATTCCTTTAGCTTTTAACTTATGAGTTACTCCCTCCATTCTTATTTAGTTGTTACCATTTTAGATTTCATGCCCTTTAAAATATTagataaatttatcattttatcattatttaGTGTTCTTTTTATAAGCTTTCAATAAATGaatatgaatttaattttttttatgttgatCAAATACATACTTTTAAGGCTAATAACTCTCAGggataaaaaaaagaatagtatcatttatgtattgattttgtgaaaaaCAAATATTATGGAACgaacattatttatttttaataagaacgacatataaataaaaatagatggAGTACATTtaaaaagtcaatccaaatgcCCTTCTTAATTCTGTATAGGCATAAATTTTAAAGGcggaatttgaaaattttaaattttacaacTACGGTTGAATATGCATTTTACCCGAAAAAAGTCAAAATGTTATAAACTAACAGTTCTTCAAAATTTGATCAAACATCATTGACCAAACAGatatgtaaaataatttttcaaaatttactcTCAAAACCTATGCCAAACACTAACTTGGTGGTCGACTTTTTTCAGATAGTACATGTGGCTATAATCGTT
The sequence above is a segment of the Solanum dulcamara chromosome 11, daSolDulc1.2, whole genome shotgun sequence genome. Coding sequences within it:
- the LOC129874950 gene encoding WAT1-related protein At3g28050-like; protein product: MVMQSWSTDFLPFLAMVIVECCEMLMITLGKAAMNDGLNNLVYVVYYNALGTLFLLPCLIFRRRRSNMVPITLPILWRFFLLGLLGICLVQAMAFTGIKYSTPTLAAALGNLMPGFTFLLAIIFRMEKLDIRKASSQAKSVGTIVAIIGASIMTLYKGPRVVGSNLPSDSSHHALVLSQESNWILGGLLITTTCIMSSGWNILQTDTVKKYSEHMTIVFFTCFFGSIQCAILTLALESNPKAWMVKPGIGMIAIVFSAVSGNVFRYNVLTWCLDKKGPLYVAMFKPLGMVIAAIMGITFLADPLYLGSVIGAVIISAGFYSVLWGKAKEIKSLLEVEDIVCVIDSPSQRSPLLRK